In Mycoplasmopsis maculosa, one genomic interval encodes:
- the rsmA gene encoding 16S rRNA (adenine(1518)-N(6)/adenine(1519)-N(6))-dimethyltransferase RsmA, translating into MYQENIKAKKKFGQNFLNNNNVIKKIINVINPENKKIIEIGPGMGAITKEIINTSQEFVAFEIDRDMVDYLTSLNIFSNGKELIMQDFLKADLSNYSNYEIVGNIPYYITSDIIFKIIDYRFLFKRAVLMVQNEVADRLIAKTNTNEYSKLSVTVQYVADVKKEFFIGKNNFTPAPKVDSAIVSLVFKQNENDNYEALKEFFKLCFLARRKKLIWSLTQKFSKESVLKAFQKNNLSENTRIQELDVEKIVCLYNSLREEE; encoded by the coding sequence ATGTATCAAGAAAACATTAAAGCAAAGAAAAAATTTGGTCAGAATTTTCTTAATAATAATAACGTTATTAAAAAAATAATAAATGTTATTAATCCTGAAAACAAAAAAATAATTGAAATAGGACCAGGAATGGGCGCTATTACAAAAGAAATAATAAATACTTCACAAGAATTTGTTGCATTCGAAATTGATAGGGATATGGTTGATTATTTAACATCATTAAATATTTTTTCTAATGGTAAAGAACTTATAATGCAAGACTTTTTGAAAGCTGATTTAAGTAATTATTCTAACTATGAAATTGTAGGAAATATACCTTATTATATTACTTCAGATATTATTTTTAAAATAATAGATTATAGATTTTTATTTAAAAGGGCTGTTTTAATGGTACAAAATGAAGTAGCTGATAGATTGATAGCAAAAACAAATACAAATGAATATTCAAAATTAAGTGTCACAGTTCAATATGTTGCTGATGTTAAAAAAGAATTTTTTATTGGTAAAAATAATTTTACTCCGGCCCCAAAAGTAGATTCAGCAATAGTTTCTTTAGTCTTTAAACAAAATGAAAATGACAATTATGAAGCCTTAAAAGAATTTTTTAAATTATGTTTTTTAGCAAGAAGAAAAAAACTTATTTGATCTTTAACACAAAAATTTTCTAAAGAAAGTGTACTAAAAGCTTTCCAAAAAAATAATTTATCCGAGAACACAAGAATACAAGAATTAGATGTTGAAAAAATAGTTTGTTTATATAATAGTTTAAGAGAAGAGGAATAA
- a CDS encoding MAG0480 family ComEC-like protein: protein MRWNTKYKRCWSKNISKIKEHISFINFDILALLFPLLLHIILTFNNNLFFIINFILYILFISIFNLKSLIYVLISILIYIFLKLSSNQFYIKEGNYNITGYITKTSQNFSIINTDAGNMILYKKNQFLTSGSKVNFNADIIINNSINSFTLSNNIKYEIKNIDLINQEKNYEPIINKIKEFGSKYKYFKQFWKLIVFGYIEEMEIYKNISELNVVHLLIISGMHFDILFNIIFWITKKIILKIPKFRFFNYTILLCYIMMLNNFVSALRAFFITIIKNEKKYFNIISGINKYNGLIIILWIIFTLQNNLIFNYGTIISFLTSFSICVLNELISLKNRIIIKIKTFIIFIIIYLINLPFLIAISEKINIFGLLFSILLTPLFEFLYIISILFWFSPIFLNYCYYIFYKFIIFLIYFSNPIINKYILDLNFILYYTYSVVFLFFVLRSVKKLA, encoded by the coding sequence ATGAGATGAAATACAAAATATAAAAGGTGTTGGTCCAAAAACATTAGCAAAATTAAAGAACATATTAGTTTTATAAATTTTGATATTTTAGCCCTACTTTTTCCTTTATTATTACATATAATTTTAACGTTTAATAATAATTTGTTTTTTATAATCAATTTTATACTTTATATATTGTTTATTTCGATTTTTAATTTAAAAAGTTTAATATATGTTTTAATATCTATTTTGATTTACATTTTTTTAAAATTATCTTCAAACCAATTTTACATTAAAGAAGGAAACTATAATATTACAGGATATATAACAAAAACATCACAAAATTTTTCTATAATAAATACAGACGCGGGAAATATGATTTTATATAAAAAAAATCAATTTCTTACTAGTGGAAGCAAAGTAAATTTTAATGCAGATATTATTATAAATAATAGTATAAATTCTTTTACATTATCAAACAACATTAAATACGAAATAAAAAATATTGATTTAATAAATCAAGAAAAAAATTATGAACCAATAATAAATAAAATTAAAGAATTTGGATCAAAGTACAAATATTTTAAACAATTTTGAAAATTAATCGTTTTTGGATATATTGAAGAAATGGAAATTTACAAAAATATAAGTGAGTTAAATGTAGTCCATTTACTTATTATTTCAGGTATGCACTTTGATATTTTATTTAATATTATTTTTTGAATTACTAAAAAAATAATATTAAAAATTCCTAAATTTCGTTTTTTTAATTACACTATTTTGTTATGTTATATAATGATGCTAAATAATTTTGTTAGCGCATTAAGAGCTTTTTTTATCACAATAATAAAAAATGAAAAAAAATACTTTAATATTATTTCAGGAATTAATAAATATAATGGTTTAATTATAATTCTGTGAATTATTTTCACTCTTCAAAATAATTTAATTTTTAATTATGGAACTATTATTAGTTTTTTAACTTCATTTTCAATATGTGTATTAAATGAGTTGATATCTTTAAAAAATAGAATAATAATAAAAATTAAAACATTTATTATTTTTATTATTATTTATTTAATAAATTTGCCTTTTTTAATTGCCATTTCGGAAAAAATTAATATTTTTGGATTATTATTTTCTATACTGTTGACACCTTTATTTGAATTTTTATACATAATTTCAATATTATTTTGGTTTAGTCCAATTTTTTTAAATTATTGCTATTATATATTTTATAAATTTATTATTTTTCTAATTTATTTTTCAAATCCAATAATTAATAAATATATACTAGATTTAAATTTTATTTTATATTACACTTATTCTGTAGTTTTTTTATTTTTTGTTTTAAGAAGTGTAAAAAAACTAGCCTAA
- a CDS encoding YihY/virulence factor BrkB family protein, with product MNFKKSDNDIIFSNNNIKKIEKEYNKRLKTSRFSKNIIPIQKDRFAFIEKIIKFFIKIIMFIALPKTARKNKIKTKELIDRVYTRFMSRDFAFIPASFAFYLLASFIPIVTSVYLLLRIMPLDIADLFLSEILGRIIPGVSTFVDSLKIESTAQILTIGALYLATLWVSSGGFAKFIYSENYIYKHENTGNWFINRIKGFLTVFGITVYIFITIAVYLYIYKATGLVEADSYKKYLYFYITFSFFLLITLYIGFSLLFKITPAFKLPFYLVLPGSLITTIPTTFFITLFGYIFSAGIINYNQYGIFGTIMYIALLISFVSYFMYLGIIANESYYKTYYSTYTVKKKVWSFKIIKF from the coding sequence ATGAATTTTAAGAAAAGTGATAACGATATAATTTTTTCAAACAATAATATAAAAAAAATTGAAAAAGAATACAATAAGAGACTTAAAACCTCAAGATTTAGTAAAAATATAATTCCTATCCAAAAAGATCGTTTTGCTTTTATTGAAAAAATAATTAAATTTTTTATAAAAATAATAATGTTTATAGCTCTTCCTAAAACCGCTAGAAAAAATAAGATAAAAACAAAAGAACTTATCGATAGAGTTTATACTAGATTCATGAGTAGAGATTTTGCTTTTATCCCTGCTTCATTTGCCTTTTACTTGCTAGCCTCTTTTATACCGATTGTAACTTCTGTTTACTTGCTTCTAAGAATAATGCCATTAGATATAGCTGATTTATTTTTAAGTGAAATTTTAGGTAGAATAATTCCTGGTGTTAGCACTTTTGTAGATTCTCTAAAAATAGAAAGTACCGCGCAAATATTAACAATTGGCGCTTTATATTTAGCTACTTTATGAGTTTCTTCTGGAGGGTTTGCAAAGTTTATTTATAGTGAAAACTATATATATAAACATGAAAATACTGGTAATTGATTTATAAATAGAATAAAAGGTTTCCTTACTGTTTTCGGAATAACAGTCTATATTTTTATAACTATTGCAGTCTACTTATATATCTATAAAGCAACTGGTTTGGTTGAAGCTGATTCATACAAAAAGTATTTATATTTTTATATAACTTTTAGTTTCTTCTTATTAATAACTTTATATATTGGTTTTTCTTTATTATTTAAAATAACACCTGCATTTAAACTTCCTTTCTACTTAGTTTTACCTGGTTCACTTATAACAACAATTCCAACAACTTTTTTTATAACATTATTTGGTTATATCTTTTCTGCAGGAATAATTAATTATAATCAATACGGGATTTTTGGAACCATTATGTATATAGCTCTTTTAATATCTTTTGTTTCTTATTTTATGTACTTAGGAATTATTGCAAACGAAAGTTACTATAAAACTTATTATTCAACTTATACAGTTAAAAAGAAAGTATGATCATTTAAAATAATTAAATTTTAA
- the rbfA gene encoding 30S ribosome-binding factor RbfA encodes MKSINVLKRESQIKQLIASIIMNDLTNSNIYNPTLIDCELSADLSHVKVFMAFEDKELAGLEALKNASGYIRKILSKSLNWRKVPEIHFYIDEVEKEGQKINRILEMIKNEQK; translated from the coding sequence ATGAAAAGTATAAACGTATTAAAAAGGGAATCACAAATAAAACAGCTTATTGCTTCTATTATTATGAATGATTTAACTAATTCAAATATATATAATCCTACTTTAATTGATTGCGAACTATCAGCTGATTTATCTCATGTTAAAGTTTTTATGGCTTTTGAAGATAAAGAGCTAGCTGGCTTAGAAGCTCTAAAAAATGCTAGCGGGTATATTAGAAAAATACTATCTAAATCATTAAATTGAAGAAAAGTGCCTGAAATTCATTTTTATATTGATGAAGTTGAAAAAGAAGGACAAAAAATTAATAGAATTTTAGAAATGATAAAAAATGAACAAAAATAA
- a CDS encoding SGNH/GDSL hydrolase family protein, producing MNKIKYLAIGDSITQGFNNTIGSGTCGIKTESKIIKGFSFPDFFIDILEKYFHYLNKNDIDIEYDNLGLSVLRSVELNDILEENFSNDFISLIKMNKYIEKMANLNIQDDIWKINNELSNKENFLLISNKFKNKIREANLITITIGGNEFQSSIPLDLIREFVSEPNYYKQQKLKIALVNKIKEIILKIKLDYIKLVKLIRNINPESKIILLNYPLPFLPILKKYDFELKRKNFKIFNNFIDKFSELGSDVISEIANETNSFYCNIFNKKFWFKKSKILFSNAFDFHPSIYGYMEIARELFNFCIKNRLINEELNYDLKFKKWLNFNRNIFFHKSMFLKNKNKYLNIDPFSNIENNVVFILRAWTQNNNSSNNPYIRLFREELRKTWNNQRSYFIANKENYLSSTVLVVDYILLLLKQIDKKSTVYEYFKNNLINEENLKEISQKIIFNNEIAKLFTSAEYCFRKNSKKPFSVFLNKFISANIDVIFKIIKETISTSKQFNKKIVDFIELIIKNLDNEKIFILGNNSVSILLEVIFENKEFINLIKPLFNSIISVIKNINIFKSFDEIINYFISENTKNIKILIKKIIEIIFNKFNDDFETLSKIFLNILNLKSTDLNNKEWKMLDLFLLKLINYVKKEQNVEYIIDVFIKVSKKVKIKDAIDFNNNSALNHIKKISRKVIKTINFSFFKKENIQIINLLWNFLLIKIINKIRKFFKW from the coding sequence ATGAATAAAATAAAATACTTGGCGATAGGCGATTCAATTACACAAGGCTTTAATAACACAATTGGTTCAGGAACTTGTGGAATTAAAACTGAATCAAAAATAATAAAAGGTTTTTCTTTTCCTGACTTTTTTATAGATATTCTCGAAAAATACTTTCATTATTTAAATAAAAATGATATCGATATAGAATATGATAATTTGGGATTATCAGTTTTAAGATCTGTTGAATTAAATGATATTTTAGAAGAAAATTTTTCTAATGATTTTATTTCATTGATAAAAATGAATAAGTATATAGAAAAAATGGCCAATTTAAATATACAAGATGATATTTGAAAAATTAATAATGAATTATCAAATAAAGAAAACTTTCTTTTAATTTCTAATAAATTTAAAAATAAAATAAGAGAAGCAAATTTAATTACTATAACTATTGGTGGAAACGAATTTCAAAGTTCAATTCCTTTAGATTTAATAAGAGAATTTGTTTCTGAACCAAATTATTACAAACAACAAAAATTAAAAATTGCTCTTGTTAACAAAATAAAAGAAATTATTTTAAAAATAAAATTAGATTATATTAAATTAGTAAAATTAATAAGAAATATTAATCCCGAATCAAAAATAATTTTATTAAATTACCCGTTACCTTTTTTACCAATTCTAAAAAAATATGATTTTGAATTAAAAAGAAAAAATTTTAAAATTTTTAATAATTTTATCGATAAATTTTCAGAATTAGGTAGTGACGTAATTTCTGAAATTGCCAATGAAACTAATTCTTTTTATTGCAATATTTTTAATAAAAAGTTTTGATTTAAAAAATCAAAAATTTTGTTTTCTAATGCATTTGATTTTCACCCTTCTATTTATGGCTACATGGAAATAGCAAGAGAACTATTTAATTTTTGTATAAAGAATAGATTAATTAATGAAGAACTGAATTACGACTTAAAATTTAAAAAATGATTGAACTTTAATAGAAATATATTTTTTCACAAAAGCATGTTTTTAAAAAATAAAAATAAATATTTAAATATAGATCCTTTTTCAAATATTGAAAATAACGTTGTATTTATATTAAGGGCTTGGACTCAAAATAATAATAGTTCTAATAATCCTTATATAAGACTTTTTAGAGAAGAATTGAGAAAAACTTGAAACAACCAAAGATCTTATTTTATAGCTAATAAAGAAAATTATCTTTCATCGACAGTTTTAGTTGTTGATTACATATTGCTTTTATTAAAACAAATTGACAAAAAGAGCACTGTTTATGAATATTTCAAAAATAATTTAATTAATGAAGAAAATTTAAAAGAGATTTCTCAAAAAATTATTTTTAATAATGAAATTGCAAAATTATTTACAAGTGCTGAATATTGTTTTAGAAAAAATTCAAAGAAACCTTTTTCAGTTTTTTTGAATAAATTTATTTCTGCAAATATTGATGTAATTTTTAAAATAATAAAAGAAACTATATCAACGAGTAAACAATTTAATAAAAAAATAGTAGATTTTATTGAATTAATAATTAAAAATCTAGATAATGAAAAAATATTTATATTAGGTAACAATTCAGTATCTATTTTATTAGAAGTTATTTTTGAAAATAAAGAATTTATAAATCTTATTAAGCCATTATTTAATAGTATTATAAGTGTTATAAAAAACATAAATATATTTAAATCATTTGATGAAATTATTAATTATTTTATAAGTGAAAATACAAAGAATATCAAAATTTTAATAAAAAAAATAATAGAAATTATTTTCAATAAATTTAATGACGATTTCGAGACATTAAGTAAAATATTTTTAAATATTTTAAATTTGAAGTCGACAGATTTAAACAATAAAGAATGAAAAATGCTTGATTTGTTTTTATTAAAATTAATAAATTATGTTAAAAAAGAACAAAATGTTGAATACATTATAGATGTTTTTATAAAAGTAAGTAAAAAAGTTAAAATAAAAGATGCAATTGATTTTAATAATAATTCTGCATTAAACCATATTAAGAAAATAAGTAGAAAAGTGATAAAAACTATAAATTTTTCTTTTTTCAAAAAAGAAAATATACAAATTATTAACTTGTTATGAAACTTTTTATTAATTAAAATTATTAATAAGATTAGAAAGTTTTTTAAATGATAA
- the pyrH gene encoding UMP kinase, producing MQKYKRILIKLSGEGLVNKEKRLAIDYELVKDVARQLKTIIDKGVEVSVVVGGGNFWRGASAEKNGIPRNRADYIGMIATIMNGLALKSGFENYGLKARVQSSIVIDQKVAENYINEKTIKYLEEGEIVIFVGGTGRPYFTTDTAATLFASEIGAEVILMGKNGVSGVYDSDPKTNPNAKKYDKISYDEILDKKLQVMDLTATSMARDNNISLMIFNIAEKDAIIRALEGTIEHTEVTK from the coding sequence ATGCAAAAATATAAAAGAATTTTAATTAAACTTTCTGGAGAAGGATTAGTAAATAAAGAAAAAAGATTAGCTATTGATTATGAATTAGTTAAAGATGTTGCAAGACAATTAAAAACAATTATCGATAAAGGCGTAGAAGTTAGTGTAGTAGTAGGTGGTGGTAATTTTTGAAGAGGTGCCAGCGCTGAAAAAAATGGTATTCCAAGAAATAGAGCAGATTACATTGGTATGATAGCAACAATTATGAATGGATTAGCGTTAAAAAGCGGATTTGAAAACTATGGTTTAAAAGCTCGTGTTCAATCATCAATTGTAATAGATCAAAAAGTTGCTGAAAATTATATTAACGAAAAAACAATTAAGTATCTAGAAGAAGGGGAAATTGTTATTTTTGTTGGCGGAACTGGTAGACCATATTTTACAACAGATACAGCTGCAACATTATTTGCTTCTGAAATTGGAGCTGAAGTTATTTTAATGGGTAAAAATGGGGTTTCAGGAGTTTATGATTCAGATCCAAAAACTAATCCAAATGCAAAAAAATATGACAAAATTTCTTATGATGAAATTTTAGATAAAAAATTACAAGTTATGGACTTGACTGCAACAAGTATGGCTAGAGATAATAACATTAGTTTAATGATTTTTAACATAGCTGAAAAAGATGCTATTATAAGAGCTCTCGAAGGTACAATTGAACACACAGAGGTTACAAAATAA
- the mnmE gene encoding tRNA uridine-5-carboxymethylaminomethyl(34) synthesis GTPase MnmE: protein MINDTIAAISSGGKINQAISIIRISGNESIEIVKKIFTGKIGNNQSITYGNIIDNFNNNELVDEVLVMWFIGKNNFTGEDTVEINCHGGIVVTNRILELVLANGARLAEPGEFSRRSFLNGKMDLIKAEAINDLIHSQTLQQTKLSIKKFDGKTAKFINELKKELSYLIGEMEVSIDYPEYDFENPFNEMLIDKLLFLNNKLIKTIELSENSRLIFEGIKVAILGKPNVGKSSLLNAFLEEEKAIVTDIAGTTRDLVEASWQYKGFLFKFIDTAGIRKTTGKIEQIGIDKSMKQIDEADIVIHLFDPKQKDNNFDDEIKEKSLLLNKIYIPVINKNDLVKDIKNTELINISAKNNDIDILKEKLVSIFVDKDLNNEQFVNNSRQLSLIKKAQKSIEDSILAINSGYDYDVVIIDLRQAWSHLTDISGRADNELLLDEMFKNFCLGK, encoded by the coding sequence ATGATAAATGATACAATAGCAGCAATTTCATCTGGTGGAAAAATAAATCAAGCAATTTCAATAATTAGAATTAGTGGTAATGAAAGTATTGAAATAGTTAAAAAAATTTTCACTGGTAAAATCGGCAATAATCAATCAATAACATATGGCAATATAATAGACAATTTTAACAATAATGAATTGGTTGACGAAGTGTTAGTAATGTGATTTATAGGAAAAAATAATTTCACTGGAGAAGATACGGTTGAAATAAATTGTCATGGTGGAATAGTAGTTACCAATAGAATACTGGAATTAGTTTTAGCAAATGGAGCTCGTTTAGCAGAACCTGGTGAATTTAGTAGAAGAAGTTTTTTAAATGGAAAAATGGATTTAATAAAAGCAGAAGCTATTAATGATTTGATTCACTCACAAACATTACAACAAACCAAATTATCTATTAAAAAATTTGATGGAAAAACAGCAAAATTTATTAATGAACTTAAAAAAGAATTATCTTATTTAATTGGGGAAATGGAAGTAAGTATAGATTACCCAGAATATGATTTTGAAAATCCTTTTAATGAAATGTTAATTGATAAATTATTGTTTTTAAATAATAAATTAATTAAAACAATTGAATTAAGCGAAAATTCAAGATTAATATTTGAAGGCATAAAAGTAGCAATTTTAGGTAAACCAAATGTTGGAAAAAGTAGTTTATTGAATGCATTTTTAGAAGAAGAAAAAGCAATTGTAACCGATATTGCAGGAACTACAAGAGATTTAGTTGAAGCAAGTTGACAATATAAAGGTTTTTTATTTAAATTTATTGATACAGCTGGAATTAGAAAAACCACGGGTAAAATAGAGCAAATTGGTATAGATAAATCAATGAAGCAAATAGATGAAGCAGATATAGTAATACACTTGTTTGATCCAAAACAAAAAGATAATAATTTTGATGATGAAATAAAGGAAAAGTCTTTATTGTTGAATAAAATTTATATACCTGTTATAAATAAAAATGATCTTGTTAAAGATATTAAAAATACGGAATTAATTAATATTAGTGCAAAAAATAACGATATTGATATTTTAAAAGAAAAACTAGTTTCAATTTTTGTTGATAAAGACTTAAATAATGAGCAATTCGTCAATAATTCACGCCAACTTTCTCTAATAAAAAAAGCGCAAAAATCAATTGAGGATTCGATTTTAGCAATTAATTCAGGTTACGATTATGATGTAGTTATTATAGATTTAAGGCAAGCTTGATCGCATCTTACTGATATTTCGGGAAGAGCAGATAATGAATTATTATTAGATGAAATGTTTAAAAACTTTTGTCTTGGAAAGTAG
- a CDS encoding TatD family hydrolase: MSIKYVDAHTHPLKMYYKDNFHIIEKAHSKGLVAMLITGCTKEENEEILHIASHFDYTFPVIGIHPNYASGKNDGDIIRKQLTKNVVAIGEIGLDYYYNTISKEKQKESFISQIQVARENNIPVVIHMRDSYEDLYQIIKDNKDVKFMIHTFSGDLDWAKKFYELGCYFSISGISTYKNAIKTVEVIKWLPVERILTETDAPYLSPAQKRGLKNYPNYVAYTANYIAGLKSMPIEKFTDQVLKNAKFLFKLDVSRKH, from the coding sequence ATGTCAATTAAGTATGTTGATGCTCATACACACCCATTAAAAATGTATTATAAGGATAATTTTCATATTATAGAAAAAGCTCATTCAAAAGGATTAGTAGCTATGTTAATAACAGGTTGCACAAAAGAAGAAAACGAAGAAATATTACATATTGCAAGTCATTTTGATTATACATTTCCAGTTATTGGTATTCACCCTAATTATGCATCTGGAAAAAATGATGGCGATATAATAAGAAAACAATTAACAAAAAATGTTGTAGCTATAGGCGAAATAGGGTTAGATTATTACTACAATACTATTTCAAAAGAAAAACAAAAAGAATCTTTTATATCTCAAATTCAAGTCGCAAGAGAAAATAATATTCCTGTCGTAATTCATATGAGAGATTCTTATGAAGACTTATATCAAATTATAAAAGATAATAAAGATGTAAAATTTATGATTCATACTTTTAGTGGTGATTTAGACTGAGCTAAGAAATTTTATGAATTAGGGTGCTATTTTAGTATTAGTGGAATTTCAACTTATAAAAATGCAATAAAAACAGTTGAAGTTATTAAATGATTGCCTGTTGAAAGAATATTAACAGAAACAGATGCACCTTATTTATCTCCCGCACAAAAAAGAGGATTAAAAAATTATCCAAATTATGTTGCATATACTGCCAATTATATAGCAGGGCTTAAAAGTATGCCTATTGAAAAATTTACTGACCAAGTTTTAAAAAACGCTAAATTTTTATTTAAACTAGATGTATCAAGAAAACATTAA
- the frr gene encoding ribosome recycling factor, with protein sequence MELDLYLLQFEEESEKTLNHFVFELSKISTGRANPQIFKGVRVNYYDALTPLEELANISVPEPQQLLIKPFDMSSVKDIIKALTLANLGVNPIDEGDKIRINFPALTTDRKKELAKGLSKYAEQAKVGIRNARQNANKNIKSDEELSEDEQKRYLDIIQKEVDKKIEHVVELTSKKEKEIMSF encoded by the coding sequence ATGGAATTAGATTTATATTTATTACAATTTGAAGAAGAAAGTGAAAAAACTTTAAATCACTTTGTTTTCGAACTTTCAAAAATTTCAACAGGTAGAGCTAATCCGCAAATTTTTAAAGGAGTTAGAGTTAATTATTATGACGCTTTAACACCACTTGAAGAATTAGCTAATATAAGTGTTCCAGAACCACAACAATTGCTTATTAAGCCTTTTGATATGTCTTCAGTTAAGGACATTATTAAAGCCTTAACTTTAGCAAATTTAGGAGTAAACCCAATTGATGAAGGTGATAAAATAAGAATAAATTTCCCAGCATTAACCACAGACAGAAAAAAAGAACTAGCAAAAGGGCTTTCAAAATATGCAGAACAAGCAAAAGTTGGAATCAGAAATGCAAGACAAAATGCAAATAAAAACATAAAATCAGATGAAGAACTATCTGAGGATGAACAAAAAAGATACTTGGATATAATACAAAAAGAAGTTGACAAAAAAATTGAACACGTTGTTGAATTAACTTCTAAAAAAGAAAAAGAAATAATGTCATTTTAA
- a CDS encoding NAD(P)H-dependent glycerol-3-phosphate dehydrogenase translates to MSNITFIGTGAFASALATTLSLNNHKILMWGIDKKEVEDINNGVNSKYFSNINFNNKNNIRATLDLQEALLNTEYLIIAIPSSAIKSVSLMIREIIKERKINIINVSKGIDKETKKFFSEVFYSYFGKNINNFCSLIGPSFADEVFENKLTIVNAVGENITYLKEISELFSNQYFRVVANDNKGLELFAALKNILAIGMGISSKIYPGKNPQAALLTIGINDINEIYKSMFPNVNENSILSFCGFGDIVLTCLNDKSRNYSFGASVADLGIKEALLANSKTVEGYFNSKILLEFLNENSKIKAPFLRKIVEILNEKTSLENLLDFIKNY, encoded by the coding sequence ATGAGTAATATTACTTTTATTGGAACAGGTGCTTTTGCAAGTGCGTTAGCAACGACATTAAGTTTAAATAATCATAAAATATTGATGTGAGGTATAGATAAAAAAGAAGTTGAAGATATTAATAATGGTGTAAATTCAAAGTATTTTTCTAATATTAATTTTAATAATAAAAATAATATTAGAGCAACGTTGGATTTACAAGAAGCTTTATTAAATACAGAATATTTAATTATAGCTATCCCATCAAGTGCAATAAAATCGGTTTCTTTAATGATAAGAGAAATTATTAAAGAAAGAAAAATAAATATAATAAATGTATCAAAAGGTATTGACAAGGAAACTAAAAAGTTTTTTTCAGAGGTTTTTTATAGTTATTTTGGTAAAAATATAAATAATTTTTGTTCATTAATAGGACCTTCATTTGCAGATGAAGTGTTTGAAAATAAGTTAACAATTGTTAATGCAGTTGGTGAAAATATTACTTATTTAAAAGAAATATCTGAGTTGTTTAGCAATCAATATTTTAGAGTAGTTGCAAATGATAATAAAGGACTTGAGTTATTTGCGGCATTAAAAAATATTTTAGCAATAGGAATGGGCATATCATCTAAAATTTATCCAGGAAAAAATCCACAAGCAGCTTTATTAACTATAGGAATAAATGATATCAATGAAATATATAAATCTATGTTTCCAAATGTAAACGAAAATTCAATTTTATCATTTTGTGGTTTCGGTGACATAGTATTAACTTGTTTAAATGATAAAAGTAGAAATTACTCATTTGGAGCTAGTGTTGCAGATTTAGGCATAAAAGAAGCATTATTGGCTAATTCAAAAACAGTTGAAGGCTACTTTAACTCAAAAATATTATTAGAATTTTTGAATGAAAATAGCAAAATAAAAGCTCCTTTTTTAAGAAAAATAGTCGAAATTTTAAATGAAAAAACAAGTTTAGAAAATTTATTAGATTTTATTAAAAATTATTAA
- a CDS encoding MAG0490 family ComEA-like DNA-binding protein: protein MKIKKILIIILTAIGIIGSISTIGFLQNRNISINKNINKNNNVAVVVKGNVKFPDTYYVEKGIKIKDVLNIANLLNDSDISNIELEKQIYLNETIYVKKTNNLNVGRESKIYLNDLINNQNIYIKGISSNIIKEIQKIVNINKIITWDEIQNIKGVGPKTLAKLKNILVL, encoded by the coding sequence ATGAAAATTAAAAAAATTTTAATAATAATTTTAACTGCAATTGGAATAATTGGTTCAATTAGCACAATTGGTTTTTTGCAAAATAGAAATATATCAATTAATAAAAATATAAACAAAAACAATAATGTTGCTGTAGTTGTGAAAGGGAATGTTAAATTTCCTGATACTTATTATGTTGAAAAAGGAATAAAAATTAAAGATGTCTTAAATATTGCAAATTTATTAAATGATTCAGATATATCAAATATTGAATTAGAAAAACAAATTTATTTAAATGAAACAATATATGTAAAAAAAACTAATAATTTAAATGTAGGTAGAGAAAGTAAAATTTATTTAAATGATTTAATTAATAACCAAAATATCTATATAAAAGGAATATCAAGCAATATTATTAAAGAAATACAAAAAATTGTAAATATAAATAAGATAATAACATGAGATGAAATACAAAATATAAAAGGTGTTGGTCCAAAAACATTAGCAAAATTAAAGAACATATTAGTTTTATAA